The Caballeronia sp. SL2Y3 genome includes a window with the following:
- a CDS encoding 2-oxoglutarate dehydrogenase E1 component, with protein MMKQFQSNSYLFGGNAPYVEELYEAYLDNPASVPETWRAYFDALQNVPASDGTNHNDVAHGPIVESFAQRAKSNGFVQREGATEDLATARKQVYVQSLIGAYRFLGSQWANLDPLKRRERPHIPELEPAFYDFTEADMDQTYSATNLYFGFERATLREIVKALRDTYCGTIGAEYMYISDPEQKRWWKERLESIRSTPNFSNDKKKHILNRLTAAEGLERFLHTKYVGQKRFSLEGGESFIASMDEVVRHAGKNGVQEIVIGMAHRGRLNVLVNTLGKMPADLFAEFEGKHVDDLPAGDVKYHKGFSSDVSTEGGPVHLSLAFNPSHLEIVNPVVEGSAKARMDRRGDEEGLQVLPVQIHGDAAFAGQGVVMETLNLAQTRGYGTHGTLHIVINNQIGFTTSDPRDSRSTLYCSDVVKMIEAPVLHVNGDDPEAVVLATQLAIDFRMKFHKDVVVDIVCFRKLGHNEQDTPAVTQPLMYKTIAKHPGTRALYAEKLVQQGVITAEDADNFVKAYRQAMDEGHHTIDPVLSNYKSKYAVDWVPFLNRKWTDAADTAVPLAELKRLAERITTIPENFKLHPLVERVINDRRAMGRGEAKLDWGMGEHLAFASLVASGYAVRLTGQDSGRGTFTHRHAVLHDQNRERWNDGTYIPLQNIADNQAKFTVIDSVLSEEAVLGFEYGYSTAEPNTFVAWEAQFGDFVNGAQVVIDQFISSGEVKWGRVSGLTMMLPHGYEGQGPEHSSARIERFLQLCADHNMQVVQPTTPAQIFHLLRRQMIRLFRKPLIIATPKSLLRHKEAVSDLSELAKGSFQPVIGEVDESIDAKKVKRVVCCSGRVYYDLVAHRREAKANDIAIVRIEQLYPFAHKQFDAELKKYENATEVVWVQDEPQNQGAWFYIEHHLREGMKEGMKLAYSGRPASASPAVGYYAKHYEQQKALVEGAFGRLKGAQTIAK; from the coding sequence ATGATGAAGCAATTCCAGTCGAACTCCTATTTGTTCGGCGGTAATGCTCCGTACGTCGAAGAGTTGTACGAGGCATATCTCGATAATCCCGCGTCAGTGCCCGAGACCTGGCGAGCCTATTTCGACGCGTTGCAGAACGTGCCCGCGTCGGACGGCACGAACCACAACGACGTGGCCCACGGCCCGATCGTCGAGTCGTTTGCCCAGCGCGCGAAGTCCAACGGCTTCGTTCAGCGCGAAGGCGCCACCGAAGATCTCGCTACCGCGCGAAAGCAAGTCTACGTTCAGTCCCTCATCGGCGCGTATCGCTTCCTCGGCTCGCAATGGGCCAATCTCGATCCGCTCAAGCGCCGCGAGCGTCCGCATATTCCCGAACTCGAGCCTGCGTTCTACGACTTCACCGAAGCCGACATGGACCAGACGTACAGCGCCACGAACCTGTATTTCGGTTTCGAGCGCGCGACGCTGCGCGAGATCGTCAAGGCATTGCGTGACACGTACTGCGGCACGATCGGCGCCGAGTACATGTACATCAGCGATCCGGAACAGAAGCGCTGGTGGAAGGAGCGTCTCGAATCCATCCGCTCGACGCCGAACTTCTCGAACGACAAGAAGAAGCACATCCTGAACCGCCTGACGGCCGCCGAAGGCCTCGAGCGTTTCCTGCACACCAAGTACGTCGGCCAGAAGCGTTTCTCGCTGGAAGGCGGCGAGAGCTTCATCGCGTCGATGGACGAAGTCGTGCGTCACGCGGGCAAGAACGGCGTGCAGGAAATCGTCATCGGCATGGCGCACCGTGGCCGTCTGAACGTGCTGGTCAACACGCTCGGCAAGATGCCGGCGGACCTCTTCGCCGAATTCGAAGGCAAGCACGTGGACGACCTGCCGGCCGGCGACGTGAAGTACCACAAGGGTTTCTCGTCGGACGTGTCGACCGAAGGCGGCCCGGTTCACCTGTCGCTCGCGTTCAACCCGTCGCACCTGGAAATCGTCAACCCGGTGGTCGAGGGTTCGGCGAAGGCGCGCATGGATCGCCGTGGCGATGAAGAAGGCCTGCAAGTGCTGCCGGTGCAGATTCACGGCGACGCGGCCTTCGCGGGCCAGGGCGTCGTGATGGAAACGCTGAATCTCGCGCAAACGCGCGGCTACGGCACGCACGGCACGCTGCATATCGTCATCAACAACCAGATCGGTTTCACGACGTCGGACCCGCGCGATTCGCGCTCGACGCTGTACTGCTCGGACGTCGTCAAGATGATCGAAGCGCCGGTGCTGCACGTGAACGGCGACGATCCCGAAGCGGTCGTGCTCGCCACGCAGCTCGCGATCGACTTCCGCATGAAGTTCCACAAGGACGTGGTGGTGGACATCGTCTGCTTCCGCAAGCTCGGCCACAACGAGCAGGACACGCCGGCGGTTACGCAGCCGCTGATGTACAAGACCATCGCGAAGCATCCGGGCACGCGCGCGCTGTACGCCGAGAAGCTCGTGCAGCAAGGCGTGATCACGGCCGAAGACGCCGACAACTTCGTGAAGGCGTACCGTCAGGCGATGGACGAAGGCCATCACACCATCGATCCGGTGCTCTCGAACTACAAGAGCAAGTACGCGGTCGACTGGGTGCCGTTCCTGAACCGCAAGTGGACGGACGCCGCCGACACCGCCGTGCCGCTCGCCGAACTGAAGCGCCTCGCTGAGCGCATCACGACGATTCCGGAGAACTTCAAGCTGCATCCGCTCGTCGAGCGCGTGATCAACGATCGCCGCGCGATGGGCCGTGGCGAAGCGAAGCTCGACTGGGGCATGGGCGAGCATCTCGCGTTCGCGTCGCTGGTGGCATCGGGCTATGCCGTGCGTCTGACGGGCCAGGACTCGGGCCGCGGCACGTTCACGCACCGCCACGCGGTGCTGCACGACCAGAACCGTGAGCGCTGGAACGACGGCACCTACATTCCGCTGCAGAACATCGCCGACAACCAGGCGAAGTTCACGGTCATCGACTCGGTGCTGTCGGAAGAAGCGGTGCTCGGCTTCGAGTACGGCTATTCGACCGCCGAACCCAACACGTTCGTCGCGTGGGAAGCGCAGTTCGGCGACTTCGTGAACGGCGCGCAAGTGGTGATCGACCAGTTCATCTCGTCGGGCGAAGTGAAGTGGGGCCGCGTCTCCGGTCTCACGATGATGCTGCCGCACGGCTACGAAGGCCAGGGTCCGGAGCACTCGTCGGCGCGCATCGAGCGTTTCCTGCAACTGTGCGCGGATCACAACATGCAAGTGGTCCAGCCGACGACCCCGGCGCAGATCTTCCATCTGCTGCGCCGTCAGATGATCCGCCTGTTCCGCAAGCCGCTCATCATCGCCACGCCGAAGTCGCTGCTGCGTCACAAGGAAGCGGTGTCGGACCTGTCGGAACTGGCGAAGGGCTCGTTCCAGCCGGTCATCGGCGAAGTGGACGAAAGCATCGACGCGAAGAAGGTCAAGCGCGTGGTCTGCTGCTCGGGCCGCGTGTACTACGACCTCGTCGCGCATCGCCGCGAAGCGAAGGCGAACGACATCGCCATCGTGCGTATCGAGCAGTTGTATCCGTTCGCGCACAAGCAGTTCGACGCGGAACTCAAGAAGTACGAAAACGCGACCGAAGTGGTCTGGGTGCAGGACGAGCCGCAGAACCAGGGTGCCTGGTTCTACATCGAGCACCATCTGCGTGAAGGCATGAAGGAAGGGATGAAGCTGGCCTACAGCGGCCGTCCCGCTTCCGCCTCGCCCGCGGTCGGCTACTACGCGAAGCACTACGAGCAGCAGAAGGCGCTGGTTGAAGGCGCGTTCGGCCGCCTGAAGGGTGCGCAGACCATCGCGAAGTAA
- the typA gene encoding translational GTPase TypA, with product MTRALRNIAIIAHVDHGKTTLVDQLLRQSGTFRENQQVAERVMDSNDIEKERGITILAKNCAVEYEGTHINIVDTPGHADFGGEVERVLSMVDSVLLLVDAVEGPMPQTRFVTKKALALGLKPIVVINKVDRPGARIDWVINQTFDLFDKLGATEEQLDFPIVYASGLNGYASLDPETREGTMRPLFEAILEHVPVRPADPDGPLQLQITSLDYNTYVGRIGVGRVARGRIRPGMQVAVRSGPDGAILNRKINQVLSFHGLERVQVEEAQAGDIVLINGIEEIGIGVTICSPDNPEALPMITVDEPTLTMNFLVNSSPLAGKEGKFVTSRQIRDRLTKELNHNVALRVKDTGDETTFEVSGRGELHLTILVENMRREGYELAVSRPRVVLQEIDGVKCEPYENLTVDIEDQHQGGVMEELGRRKGEMLDMTSDGRGRTRLEYKISARGLIGFQSEFLTLTRGTGLMSHTFDSYAPVKEGSVGERRNGVLISQDDGAAVAYALWKLQDRGRMFVSPGDALYEGMIIGIHSRDNDLVVNPIKGKQLTNVRASGTDEAVRLVPPIQLSLEYAVEFIDDDELVEVTPQSIRLRKRHLKEHERRRASRESAE from the coding sequence ATGACTCGCGCCCTCCGCAATATCGCCATCATTGCCCACGTCGACCACGGCAAGACCACGCTCGTCGACCAGTTGCTCCGTCAGTCGGGCACGTTCCGGGAAAATCAACAAGTCGCCGAGCGCGTCATGGACTCGAACGACATCGAAAAGGAACGCGGCATCACGATTCTCGCGAAGAACTGCGCGGTCGAATACGAAGGCACGCACATCAATATCGTCGATACGCCGGGACACGCCGACTTCGGCGGCGAAGTGGAACGCGTGCTGTCGATGGTCGATTCCGTGCTGCTGCTCGTCGATGCCGTCGAAGGCCCGATGCCGCAAACGCGCTTCGTCACGAAGAAGGCGCTGGCGCTCGGTCTTAAGCCGATCGTCGTCATCAACAAGGTGGACCGTCCGGGCGCGCGTATCGACTGGGTGATCAACCAGACTTTCGATCTGTTCGACAAGCTCGGCGCCACTGAAGAACAACTCGACTTCCCGATCGTCTACGCGTCGGGCCTGAACGGCTACGCGAGCCTCGATCCGGAAACGCGCGAAGGCACCATGCGTCCGCTCTTCGAAGCCATTCTCGAACACGTGCCGGTGCGCCCGGCCGATCCGGACGGCCCGCTGCAGCTTCAAATCACTTCGCTCGACTACAACACGTACGTCGGCCGTATCGGCGTGGGCCGCGTCGCACGCGGGCGCATTCGCCCCGGCATGCAGGTCGCGGTGCGCTCGGGTCCCGACGGCGCGATCCTGAACCGCAAGATCAACCAGGTGCTGTCGTTCCACGGCCTCGAGCGCGTGCAAGTCGAGGAAGCGCAGGCAGGCGATATCGTGCTGATCAACGGCATCGAGGAAATCGGCATCGGCGTGACGATCTGCTCGCCGGACAATCCCGAGGCGTTGCCGATGATCACCGTCGACGAACCGACGCTCACGATGAACTTCCTCGTGAACTCGTCGCCGCTCGCGGGCAAGGAAGGCAAGTTCGTGACGAGCCGCCAGATTCGCGACCGTCTCACGAAGGAACTGAACCACAACGTCGCGCTGCGCGTGAAGGACACCGGCGACGAAACCACGTTCGAAGTCTCGGGCCGCGGCGAACTGCACCTGACGATTCTCGTCGAGAACATGCGCCGTGAAGGCTACGAGCTGGCCGTGTCGCGTCCGCGCGTCGTGCTGCAGGAAATCGACGGCGTGAAGTGCGAGCCGTATGAAAACCTGACGGTCGATATCGAAGACCAGCATCAGGGCGGCGTCATGGAAGAGCTTGGCCGCCGCAAGGGCGAAATGCTCGACATGACCTCTGACGGCCGCGGCCGCACGCGCCTCGAATACAAGATCTCGGCGCGCGGGCTGATCGGTTTCCAGAGCGAGTTCCTGACGCTCACGCGCGGCACGGGTCTGATGAGCCATACGTTCGATTCGTATGCGCCCGTCAAGGAAGGCTCGGTCGGCGAGCGCCGCAACGGCGTGCTGATCTCGCAGGACGACGGCGCGGCTGTCGCCTACGCGCTGTGGAAGCTGCAGGATCGCGGTCGCATGTTCGTGTCGCCGGGCGATGCGCTCTATGAAGGCATGATCATCGGCATTCACAGCCGCGACAACGACCTCGTCGTGAATCCGATCAAGGGCAAGCAGCTGACCAACGTGCGCGCGTCGGGCACCGACGAAGCCGTGCGCCTCGTGCCGCCGATCCAGCTTTCGCTGGAGTACGCGGTCGAATTCATCGACGACGACGAACTCGTCGAAGTGACGCCGCAGTCCATTCGTCTGCGCAAGCGTCACCTGAAGGAACACGAGCGCCGCCGCGCAAGCCGCGAATCGGCGGAGTAA
- a CDS encoding MarR family winged helix-turn-helix transcriptional regulator translates to MSDAPKPTAIDNYVLSESVGYLLSRVRSTLWNMVTQHTTSELGITSTQASIVFMLAVGKCLTAADIAREYGIDASAVTRLIDRLEKRGLLSRVRSEEDRRVVRLALTADGRAMAEKVPAIFTRVLDALLAGFTPEEVGFLKSMLRRILANTCDPAACPAGGNDKPGMPLR, encoded by the coding sequence ATGAGCGACGCTCCGAAACCCACGGCGATCGACAACTACGTGTTGAGCGAAAGCGTCGGCTATTTGCTGAGCCGCGTGCGCTCGACGCTGTGGAACATGGTGACGCAGCACACCACGTCCGAACTCGGCATCACGAGCACGCAGGCGAGCATCGTGTTCATGCTGGCGGTCGGCAAGTGCCTGACGGCGGCGGATATTGCGCGGGAATACGGCATCGACGCGAGCGCGGTCACGCGCCTGATCGACCGGCTGGAAAAGCGCGGCCTGCTTTCGCGCGTGCGCAGCGAGGAAGACCGGCGCGTCGTGCGTCTCGCGCTGACGGCCGACGGCCGCGCGATGGCCGAGAAGGTGCCGGCCATCTTCACGCGCGTGCTGGACGCGTTGCTCGCGGGCTTCACGCCCGAGGAAGTCGGCTTCCTGAAGAGCATGCTTCGCCGCATTCTCGCCAATACGTGCGATCCTGCCGCGTGTCCCGCAGGCGGCAATGATAAGCCTGGTATGCCATTGCGGTGA
- a CDS encoding efflux transporter outer membrane subunit — MKHLSLSACRPKSALRGAKSAVAAAVAALAVAGCANYAGISSDKQITTPDALQSTESVPGQGGQWPSLDWAKQFGDPQLPQLIDEAVADNPSIAQAQARIAKASSYIESSRSTLYPHVNAQYSWTRELYSGNALFPPPYGGTWFSENNVLASASWDLDLWGKNRSRLNMAVSQQKAAEADMQQARVTLAASVARTYNQLALLYALRDVTQREIANREDVGRITSGRVTAGLDTNVERRTAEGNVATSQTNLSELDGQIQSVRYQLAALLGKGPDRGSQIANPVIDPNVNVTLPDNVPADLISRRPDIVAARWQVEAATHDIAEAKAEFFPDINLAASFGFDAFGWSRFLMASSRQIQAGPAIHLPIFDAGALRAQLKGRYADFDNVVANYNQTLVNALNDVATNISAIRSLDRQMADAQRALAAATSAYQLAVIRYKAGLSPQLQVLTADENRLANEQTVTNLRLKRSDLQIALIRSLGGGFDATSTNLAIDGSGQRQAAVQAAPSN, encoded by the coding sequence ATGAAACACCTTTCCTTGTCCGCGTGCAGGCCGAAAAGCGCGCTGCGCGGCGCGAAAAGCGCCGTCGCGGCCGCCGTGGCCGCGCTTGCGGTCGCCGGCTGCGCGAACTACGCGGGCATCTCGAGCGACAAGCAGATCACCACGCCCGACGCCTTGCAGTCGACTGAGAGCGTGCCGGGGCAAGGCGGCCAGTGGCCGAGCCTCGACTGGGCGAAGCAGTTCGGCGACCCGCAACTGCCGCAACTGATCGACGAAGCCGTCGCGGATAATCCGAGCATCGCGCAGGCGCAGGCGCGCATCGCGAAGGCATCGTCGTATATCGAAAGCTCGCGCTCGACGCTCTATCCGCACGTGAACGCGCAGTATTCATGGACGCGCGAGCTCTATTCGGGCAACGCCCTGTTTCCGCCGCCCTACGGCGGCACGTGGTTCAGCGAGAACAACGTGCTTGCCAGCGCGTCGTGGGATCTCGACCTGTGGGGAAAGAACCGCTCGCGCCTGAACATGGCCGTGTCGCAGCAGAAGGCCGCCGAGGCCGACATGCAGCAGGCACGCGTGACGCTCGCCGCGTCCGTGGCGCGCACGTATAACCAGCTCGCCCTGCTCTACGCGCTGCGCGACGTCACGCAGCGAGAGATCGCCAATCGCGAGGACGTCGGCCGGATCACGAGCGGACGCGTGACCGCGGGCCTGGATACGAACGTCGAACGCCGCACGGCCGAAGGCAATGTCGCGACGAGCCAGACGAACCTGAGCGAACTCGACGGGCAGATCCAGTCGGTCCGCTATCAGTTGGCCGCGCTGCTCGGCAAGGGTCCGGATCGCGGCTCGCAGATCGCCAATCCGGTGATCGATCCGAACGTCAACGTGACGCTGCCGGACAACGTGCCGGCCGACCTCATTTCGCGCCGCCCGGATATCGTCGCGGCGCGCTGGCAGGTCGAAGCGGCCACGCATGACATCGCGGAAGCCAAGGCCGAGTTCTTCCCCGACATCAATCTCGCGGCGAGCTTCGGTTTCGACGCGTTCGGGTGGAGCCGCTTCCTGATGGCGAGCAGCCGGCAGATTCAGGCGGGACCGGCCATTCACCTGCCGATCTTCGACGCGGGCGCGTTGCGCGCGCAGTTGAAAGGCCGTTACGCCGATTTCGACAACGTCGTCGCCAACTACAATCAGACGCTCGTGAACGCGCTGAACGACGTGGCGACCAACATCTCCGCGATCCGCTCGCTCGACAGGCAGATGGCCGACGCGCAACGCGCGCTCGCCGCAGCGACGAGCGCCTATCAATTGGCGGTGATCCGCTACAAGGCCGGTCTTTCGCCACAGTTGCAAGTGCTCACGGCGGACGAAAACCGCCTCGCGAACGAGCAGACGGTGACGAACCTGCGCCTGAAGCGCTCGGATCTGCAAATCGCGCTGATTCGTTCGCTCGGCGGCGGTTTCGACGCCACGAGCACGAATCTCGCCATCGACGGCAGCGGGCAACGGCAGGCCGCAGTTCAAGCCGCGCCGTCGAACTGA
- a CDS encoding HlyD family secretion protein, whose product MSDPQQTAANAPAPKQSSGKRRMLMTLIVLVILIAAIAYGLYYFLVARFHESTDDAYVNGNVVQITPQVVGTVVSVNADDTQTVKVGDPLVALDPADSKVALDQAEANLAQTVRQVRTFFVNNNQYEAQVALRKSDLSRAQDDLRRRLTVAQTGAVSQEEISHARDAVRSAQAALDAAQQELASNRSLTANTTIADHPNVLAAAAKVRDSYINYARNTLPAPVTGYVAKRSVQVGQRVAPGNPLMAIVPLNGVWVDANFKEVQLKHMRIGQPVELTADLYGSGVVFHGKVIGFSAGTGSAFSLLPAQNATGNWIKVVQRLPVRIELDPKELEQHPLRIGLSMNVDVTIKDEQGGQLGNVPNTVYQTNVFDKYGAQADAEIARIIQQNAGSGSGTQGTGSPAASRGNATKSASAAKLM is encoded by the coding sequence ATGAGCGACCCTCAACAAACCGCGGCCAACGCGCCTGCGCCGAAGCAGAGCAGTGGCAAGCGCCGCATGCTGATGACGCTGATCGTCCTCGTCATTCTCATCGCCGCCATCGCATACGGCCTGTACTACTTCCTCGTCGCCCGCTTCCACGAGTCGACGGACGACGCGTACGTCAACGGCAACGTCGTGCAGATCACGCCGCAGGTGGTCGGCACCGTAGTGTCCGTGAACGCCGACGACACGCAGACTGTGAAGGTCGGCGATCCGCTCGTCGCGCTGGATCCGGCGGATTCGAAAGTCGCGCTCGATCAGGCCGAAGCGAATCTAGCGCAGACGGTGCGGCAGGTTCGCACGTTCTTCGTCAATAACAACCAGTACGAAGCGCAAGTCGCGCTGCGCAAGTCGGACTTGTCGCGTGCGCAAGACGACCTGCGCCGCCGCCTGACGGTGGCGCAAACGGGCGCGGTCTCGCAGGAAGAAATCTCGCACGCACGCGACGCCGTGCGCAGCGCCCAGGCCGCGCTCGACGCCGCGCAGCAGGAACTGGCCTCGAACCGGTCGCTGACGGCGAACACGACTATCGCGGACCATCCGAACGTGCTGGCCGCCGCCGCGAAGGTGCGCGACTCGTACATCAACTACGCGCGCAACACGCTGCCCGCGCCGGTCACGGGCTATGTCGCAAAGCGTTCGGTGCAGGTCGGCCAGCGCGTCGCGCCGGGCAATCCGCTGATGGCAATCGTGCCGCTCAACGGCGTGTGGGTCGACGCGAACTTCAAGGAAGTGCAGCTGAAGCACATGCGCATCGGCCAGCCGGTCGAACTGACGGCCGACCTTTATGGCTCGGGCGTCGTGTTCCACGGCAAGGTGATCGGTTTCTCGGCCGGCACGGGTTCGGCGTTCTCGCTGCTGCCCGCGCAGAACGCGACCGGCAACTGGATCAAGGTCGTGCAGCGCCTGCCGGTGCGTATCGAGCTCGACCCGAAGGAACTGGAGCAGCATCCGCTGCGCATCGGCCTCTCGATGAACGTCGACGTCACCATCAAGGACGAGCAAGGCGGCCAGCTGGGCAACGTGCCGAACACCGTGTATCAGACGAACGTGTTCGACAAGTACGGCGCCCAGGCCGACGCGGAAATCGCGCGCATCATCCAGCAGAACGCCGGCAGCGGCTCGGGCACGCAAGGCACGGGCTCGCCCGCGGCTTCGCGCGGCAACGCGACGAAGTCCGCGTCGGCCGCCAAGCTGATGTAA
- a CDS encoding DHA2 family efflux MFS transporter permease subunit, which yields MSQANVVHPPLSGGKLVIGTIAVSLAVFMNVLDTSIANVSIPSISGDLGVSSDQGTWVITSFAVANAISVPLTGWLTQRFGQVRLFLGSIILFVLASWLCGLAPTLPFLLAARVLQGAVAGPMIPLSQTLLLASYPREKAPMALSMWSMTTLIAPVAGPVLGGWISDNISWPWIFYVNIPVGIAAALATFAIFRDRDSAIRKAPIDTVGLGLLVIWVGSLQIMLDKGKDLDWFNSTTIVVLALIAVISFAFFIVWELTAEHPVVDLSLFELRNFTGGTIALSIGYGLYFGNLVLLPLWLQTDIGYTATNAGLVMAPVGVFAILLSPITGKFLPRTDPRRIATAAFLVFALCFWMRSRYTTGVDTWTLTLPTLIQGIGMAGFFIPLVSITLSGLPGHRIPAASGLSNFVRIMCGGIGTSIFSTAWEHRSIVHHAQLVEQANAYNPTFANSMQQMSALGMSKEQTYGLFNSMATQQAAQLGVNDMFYISAGIFVALIALIWITRPERSGGGDSAAAASAAH from the coding sequence ATGTCTCAAGCTAACGTCGTCCATCCGCCGCTTTCGGGCGGCAAGCTCGTCATCGGGACGATCGCCGTGTCGCTCGCGGTGTTCATGAACGTGCTCGACACGTCGATCGCGAACGTCTCGATTCCGTCGATCTCCGGCGATCTCGGCGTGTCGTCGGATCAGGGCACGTGGGTGATCACGTCGTTCGCGGTCGCCAACGCGATCTCGGTGCCGCTCACCGGCTGGCTCACGCAGCGGTTCGGACAAGTGCGCCTGTTCCTCGGCTCGATCATCCTGTTCGTGCTCGCGTCGTGGCTGTGCGGTCTCGCGCCGACGCTGCCGTTCTTGCTCGCCGCGCGCGTGCTGCAAGGTGCGGTTGCCGGGCCGATGATTCCGCTGTCGCAGACGCTGCTGCTTGCAAGCTATCCGCGCGAAAAAGCGCCGATGGCGCTCTCGATGTGGTCGATGACCACGCTCATCGCGCCGGTCGCGGGGCCGGTGCTCGGCGGGTGGATCTCGGACAACATCTCGTGGCCGTGGATCTTCTACGTGAACATCCCGGTCGGCATCGCGGCGGCGCTCGCCACGTTCGCCATCTTCCGCGACCGCGATTCCGCGATTCGCAAGGCGCCCATCGACACGGTCGGCCTCGGGCTGCTCGTGATCTGGGTCGGCTCGTTGCAGATCATGCTCGACAAGGGCAAGGACCTCGACTGGTTCAACTCGACGACCATCGTCGTGCTCGCGTTGATCGCGGTGATTTCGTTCGCGTTCTTCATCGTGTGGGAGTTGACGGCGGAGCATCCGGTCGTCGACCTGTCGCTCTTCGAACTGCGCAACTTCACGGGCGGCACCATTGCGCTGTCGATCGGCTACGGGCTGTACTTCGGCAATCTCGTGCTGCTGCCGCTGTGGCTGCAAACGGACATCGGCTACACCGCGACGAACGCCGGGCTCGTGATGGCGCCGGTCGGCGTGTTCGCCATTCTGCTTTCGCCAATCACGGGCAAGTTCCTGCCGCGCACGGACCCGCGGCGCATCGCGACGGCCGCGTTCCTCGTGTTCGCGCTGTGCTTCTGGATGCGTTCGCGCTACACGACCGGCGTGGATACGTGGACGCTGACGCTGCCGACGCTCATTCAGGGCATCGGCATGGCGGGCTTCTTCATTCCGCTCGTGTCGATCACGCTGTCGGGCTTGCCCGGGCATCGCATTCCTGCGGCTTCGGGCTTGTCGAACTTCGTGCGGATCATGTGCGGGGGCATCGGCACGTCGATCTTCTCGACGGCGTGGGAGCATCGGTCGATCGTGCATCACGCGCAACTGGTCGAACAGGCGAACGCGTATAACCCGACCTTCGCCAATTCCATGCAACAGATGAGCGCGCTCGGCATGTCAAAGGAGCAGACTTACGGACTCTTCAACAGCATGGCGACGCAGCAGGCCGCGCAGCTCGGCGTGAACGACATGTTCTATATCTCGGCGGGGATTTTCGTGGCGCTGATCGCGCTGATCTGGATCACGCGTCCCGAGCGCTCGGGCGGCGGCGATTCGGCAGCGGCGGCATCGGCGGCGCATTGA
- the truB gene encoding tRNA pseudouridine(55) synthase TruB — translation MKGGPKIPRRALDGVLLLDKPLGLSSNDALIKAKRLYLAKKAGHTGTLDPLATGLLPLCFGEATKFSQDLLEADKTYEATMRLGIRTTTGDAEGEAVETRDVLCDEAAVETAMQRFLGEIVQVPPMYSALKRDGKPLYEYARAGQTVEREGRHVTIHALKMVACALPLVTFRVTCSKGTYVRTLAEDIGEALGCGAHLTALRRTGVGALTLEGAVTLDALATAAEPERDAWLRPVDALLSTFPAVHLHDDATRRFRHGQRLRLDELGEPASVWQAEDTRVRVYDDAGKLLGVARAAEGVLAPERLVVSGS, via the coding sequence GTGAAAGGCGGTCCGAAGATCCCGCGCCGCGCGCTCGACGGCGTGTTGCTGCTGGACAAGCCGCTCGGCTTGTCGAGCAACGACGCGCTCATCAAGGCCAAGCGCCTTTATCTGGCGAAGAAGGCGGGTCACACGGGCACGCTCGATCCGCTTGCCACCGGTCTCTTGCCGCTGTGCTTCGGCGAGGCGACGAAGTTCTCGCAAGACTTGCTCGAAGCCGACAAGACGTACGAAGCGACGATGCGCCTCGGCATTCGCACGACGACGGGCGATGCCGAAGGCGAGGCCGTAGAAACGCGCGACGTCCTGTGCGACGAAGCGGCCGTCGAAACGGCGATGCAGCGGTTTCTCGGCGAGATCGTTCAGGTGCCGCCGATGTACTCGGCGCTCAAGCGCGACGGCAAGCCGCTGTACGAATACGCCCGCGCCGGGCAGACGGTCGAGCGCGAAGGCCGTCACGTGACGATTCACGCGTTGAAAATGGTTGCCTGCGCGCTGCCGCTCGTGACGTTTCGGGTGACGTGCAGCAAGGGCACGTATGTGCGGACGCTGGCGGAAGATATCGGCGAGGCGTTGGGCTGCGGCGCGCATCTGACGGCGCTGCGTCGCACCGGTGTCGGCGCGTTGACGCTCGAAGGCGCGGTCACGCTGGATGCGTTGGCCACTGCGGCCGAGCCGGAGCGCGACGCCTGGCTGCGCCCGGTCGATGCGCTATTGTCGACGTTTCCGGCCGTGCATCTGCACGACGATGCGACGCGGCGCTTCAGGCACGGTCAGCGGCTGCGCCTGGACGAACTGGGCGAACCGGCATCCGTTTGGCAGGCTGAGGACACGCGAGTGCGCGTCTATGACGATGCGGGAAAGCTCCTCGGCGTCGCGCGAGCAGCGGAGGGCGTGCTCGCCCCTGAGCGCTTGGTGGTGAGCGGGTCTTGA
- the rbfA gene encoding 30S ribosome-binding factor RbfA, whose amino-acid sequence MAKRRTSTNRNVQIADQIQRDLSELMREVKDPRIGLVTMQSVELTPDYAHAKVYFTTLTGDPKQTEEALNHAAGHLHNLLFKRLHIHTVPTLHFHYDKTIEKAVEMSRLIDEANATRAKDDEEGA is encoded by the coding sequence ATGGCTAAAAGACGTACGTCCACGAATCGCAACGTGCAGATTGCGGACCAGATTCAGCGCGATCTCTCGGAACTGATGCGCGAGGTGAAGGACCCGCGCATCGGCCTAGTGACGATGCAGAGCGTCGAACTGACGCCCGACTACGCGCACGCGAAGGTCTACTTCACGACGCTGACGGGCGATCCCAAGCAGACCGAAGAGGCGCTCAACCACGCAGCCGGTCATCTGCATAACCTGCTGTTCAAGCGCCTGCACATCCATACGGTGCCGACGCTGCATTTCCACTACGACAAGACGATCGAGAAGGCCGTCGAGATGTCGCGCCTGATCGATGAAGCGAACGCGACGCGCGCCAAAGACGACGAAGAAGGTGCGTGA